A section of the Bombus terrestris chromosome 2, iyBomTerr1.2, whole genome shotgun sequence genome encodes:
- the LOC100651911 gene encoding pheromone-binding protein-related protein 6 — MGGKQALLYLGLVCLQTIFVNAVPDWLPPEIFDMVAEDKARCMSEHGTTQAQIDEVDKGVLKDDTSITCYMFCLLEAFSLVDDEGDIDADMLLGLLPDQLQARAESVMSKCTPAPGSDKCDKIYNLAKCAMAEAPDVWFIV; from the exons ATGGGTGGCAAACAAGCGTTGCTGTATCTTGGCCTCGTGTGCTTGCAGACGATTTTCGTGAACGCCGTG CCGGACTGGCTACCACCTGAgatattcgacatggtggcagAGGACAAGGCTCGGTGCATGAGCGAGCATGGCACGACGCAAG CACAAATCGACGAGGTGGACAAGGGAGTACTAAAAGACGATACGTCGATCACTTGCTACATGTTTTGCTTGCTCGAAGCGTTCAGCTTG GTCGATGACGAAGGCGACATAGACGCGGATATGTTGTTAGGTCTGCTGCCAGATCAACTCCAGGCAAGAGCAGAGTCGGTTATGTCCAAATGTACCCCAGCAC CGGGCTCTGATAAATGCGACAAGATATATAACCTCGCCAAATGCGCTATGGCGGAAGCACCGGAC GTATGGTTCATTGTCTAA